One genomic window of Bradyrhizobium sp. CCGE-LA001 includes the following:
- a CDS encoding substrate-binding domain-containing protein: protein MKWMPATLRNLALGLLAVLWLSGASDAAEVRVMISGGLTAAYKVLVPEFEKATGNKVLTEYGPSMGTTANAIPVRLERGEPADVLIMVGYALNDLASKGKVVAGSQVDLTRSPIGIAVKAGAPKPDISSVETVKRALLAAKTIAYSDSASGVYVSTEMFDKLGIADAMKDKARKIPATPVGETVAHGEAELGFQQISELKPVKGIDIVGPLPSELQKITIFSAGIATGSKEPEAGRALIKFLASPAAREAIIASGMEPIQALGSK, encoded by the coding sequence ATGAAATGGATGCCAGCAACACTCCGCAACCTTGCTCTGGGTCTTCTGGCTGTCCTGTGGCTCAGCGGCGCGTCCGATGCTGCCGAGGTTCGGGTGATGATCTCGGGCGGACTGACGGCTGCTTACAAGGTGCTCGTGCCGGAATTCGAGAAGGCCACCGGCAACAAGGTGCTGACGGAATATGGGCCGTCGATGGGCACGACCGCGAACGCCATCCCGGTGCGGCTCGAACGCGGCGAGCCGGCCGATGTCCTGATCATGGTGGGCTATGCCCTCAACGATCTCGCCAGCAAGGGCAAGGTCGTTGCCGGCAGCCAGGTCGATCTGACCAGGTCCCCGATCGGGATCGCCGTGAAAGCGGGCGCGCCGAAGCCGGACATCAGCTCCGTGGAAACGGTGAAGCGCGCGCTGCTGGCGGCGAAGACGATCGCCTATTCCGACAGCGCCAGCGGCGTCTACGTCTCGACCGAGATGTTCGACAAGCTCGGCATTGCCGACGCCATGAAGGACAAGGCGCGCAAGATTCCGGCAACGCCTGTCGGCGAGACCGTCGCGCATGGCGAGGCCGAGCTCGGCTTCCAGCAGATCAGCGAGCTGAAGCCCGTCAAGGGCATCGACATCGTCGGACCGCTGCCGAGCGAGTTGCAGAAGATCACGATCTTTTCCGCCGGAATTGCGACCGGTTCGAAGGAGCCCGAGGCAGGCCGGGCCTTGATCAAGTTCCTGGCCTCCCCGGCTGCGCGCGAGGCGATCATTGCGAGCGGCATGGAGCCGATCCAGGCTCTCGGGTCAAAATAG